A window of the Myxococcus fulvus genome harbors these coding sequences:
- a CDS encoding RNA polymerase factor sigma-32 — protein MQDSSHFSSPDSLSTYLSEINQYPLLTQPQEQELSRRFRKGDLMAGHQLVTSNLRFVVKVAYEYRSYGLKMSDLIQEANIGLMKAVQKFDPDKGIRLISYAVWWIRAYIQNCILRNWSLVKLGTTQAQRRLFFSLARTRRELERMGAGDASIVNAEEIARKLNVKASEVREMEQRMGGRDLSLDAPVGEDGDATHLDFVESATASHEDEVADRQQAGLTRELVQRALRRLDPRERFIIENRVMGDSEMTLSELGEHFGFSRERARQLEIRAKDKLKAELALLMADAGLDAASL, from the coding sequence ATGCAGGATTCTTCCCACTTCTCCTCCCCGGACTCCCTCTCCACGTACCTCTCGGAGATCAACCAGTACCCGCTGCTCACCCAGCCCCAGGAGCAGGAGCTGTCGCGGCGTTTCCGCAAGGGCGACCTGATGGCGGGCCACCAGCTGGTCACCAGCAACCTGCGCTTCGTGGTGAAGGTGGCCTACGAGTACCGCTCCTACGGCCTGAAGATGTCGGACCTCATCCAGGAGGCGAACATCGGCCTGATGAAGGCCGTGCAGAAGTTCGACCCGGACAAGGGCATCCGCCTCATCTCCTACGCGGTGTGGTGGATTCGCGCGTACATCCAGAACTGCATCCTGCGCAACTGGAGCCTGGTGAAGCTGGGCACCACGCAGGCGCAGCGCCGCCTCTTCTTCAGCCTGGCGCGCACCCGCCGCGAGCTGGAGCGCATGGGCGCCGGCGACGCGAGCATCGTCAACGCGGAGGAGATCGCCCGCAAGCTGAACGTGAAGGCCTCCGAGGTGCGCGAGATGGAGCAGCGCATGGGCGGCCGCGACCTGTCGCTCGACGCGCCCGTGGGCGAGGACGGCGACGCCACGCACCTGGACTTCGTCGAGTCCGCCACCGCCTCGCACGAGGACGAGGTGGCCGACCGCCAGCAGGCGGGCCTCACCCGGGAGCTGGTGCAGCGCGCCCTGCGCCGCCTGGACCCGCGCGAGCGCTTCATCATCGAGAACCGGGTGATGGGTGACTCCGAGATGACCCTCAGCGAGCTGGGCGAGCACTTCGGCTTCTCCCGCGAGCGCGCCCGCCAGCTGGAGATTCGCGCCAAGGACAAGCTCAAGGCGGAGCTGGCGCTGCTCATGGCCGACGCCGGCCTGGACGCCGCGTCGCTCTAA
- a CDS encoding Pvc16 family protein, giving the protein MGKLGGTLELIRARLDEFIRNAELAPRQEPWVVLSNLTDHEGRPAAPARDAVVMYLANLQHETIVSTYNRNVPVSQDTYGIVSPPLYIDLFVLLYANFEDQAYAVGLEAISQVISYFQQTPWFTQQSLPGLDPDIDKLTFEFVNLDLLGLNHLMGLAGVKYLPSVFYKVRMIPYRGTAMQAQVPAAKGVEAPGQPREQEP; this is encoded by the coding sequence TTGGGCAAGCTCGGAGGCACCTTGGAGCTCATCCGCGCGCGGCTGGATGAGTTCATCCGCAACGCGGAGCTCGCGCCCCGGCAGGAGCCCTGGGTGGTGCTCTCCAACCTGACGGACCACGAGGGCCGTCCGGCCGCGCCCGCGCGCGACGCGGTGGTGATGTACCTGGCCAACCTCCAGCACGAGACCATCGTCAGCACGTACAACCGCAACGTGCCCGTGTCGCAGGACACGTACGGCATCGTCTCGCCGCCGCTCTACATCGACCTCTTCGTCCTGCTGTACGCCAACTTCGAGGACCAGGCGTACGCGGTGGGCCTGGAGGCCATCTCCCAGGTCATCAGCTACTTCCAGCAGACGCCCTGGTTCACCCAGCAGAGCCTGCCCGGGCTGGACCCGGACATCGACAAGCTCACCTTCGAGTTCGTCAACCTGGACCTGCTGGGCCTCAACCACCTGATGGGGCTGGCGGGTGTGAAGTACCTGCCGTCCGTCTTCTACAAGGTCCGGATGATTCCCTACCGGGGCACGGCCATGCAGGCCCAGGTGCCGGCGGCCAAGGGTGTCGAGGCGCCAGGGCAGCCCCGGGAGCAGGAGCCATGA
- a CDS encoding phage tail sheath family protein, protein MATRPARKTPGVYVTELDAFPPSVVGIQTAVPAFIGYTQTAQLSGKPVLNKPILINSLADYQQVFGGAPDPLFRLDEVTDTTKQKAGDYDFKVYDATAAVWKYYNLINSTGTQFNLFNSLRLFYANGGGTAYIVSVGDYTATLGADALKGGLDVIAEQVGPTMLVVPDAVNLTTLADYQKVSSKMLDQCGQLKDRVALLDVWGSATVTKDTLTQVITDYRGILGDKFLNYGMAYFPFLHTSVQEVSDFDYRNITLEATLKDILKLESANLYATNPTRKTAVDADIDKIGTVTLEEEVLALNQNLTAALPLLTDMLRVITGKDDVLPSSGAMAGIYTWNDTNRGVWNAPANVSLTSVTSTTFKLNNDQQADLNVPVDGKAINAVREFVGRGSVVWGARTLDGNSNDWRYIQVRRTLVYVEQSIKSSLDRFVFSANDGNTWASVTSMVSSFLQGLWSQGGLLGATASDAFSVECGLGSTMTAQDVLEGYMVVQVTLQMIRPAEFIELTFKQKMEGASA, encoded by the coding sequence ATGGCCACCCGACCCGCACGCAAGACTCCCGGCGTCTATGTCACCGAGCTGGACGCCTTCCCCCCCTCCGTCGTCGGCATCCAGACGGCGGTGCCCGCCTTCATCGGCTACACCCAGACGGCGCAGCTGAGCGGCAAGCCCGTCCTCAACAAGCCCATCCTCATCAACTCGCTGGCGGACTATCAGCAGGTCTTCGGCGGCGCGCCGGACCCGCTCTTCCGGCTGGACGAGGTCACCGACACCACCAAGCAGAAGGCCGGTGACTACGACTTCAAGGTGTACGACGCGACCGCGGCCGTCTGGAAGTACTACAACCTCATCAACTCCACCGGCACCCAGTTCAACCTCTTCAACAGCCTGCGGCTGTTCTACGCGAACGGCGGCGGCACCGCGTACATCGTCTCCGTGGGCGACTACACGGCCACGCTGGGCGCCGACGCGCTCAAGGGCGGCCTGGACGTCATCGCCGAGCAGGTGGGCCCGACGATGCTCGTCGTCCCGGACGCGGTGAACCTCACCACGCTGGCCGACTACCAGAAGGTCTCCTCGAAGATGCTCGACCAGTGCGGGCAGCTCAAGGACCGCGTGGCGCTGCTGGACGTGTGGGGCTCGGCCACCGTCACCAAGGACACCCTCACGCAGGTCATCACCGACTACCGCGGCATCCTCGGGGACAAGTTCCTCAACTACGGCATGGCGTACTTCCCCTTCCTGCACACCTCCGTGCAGGAGGTGAGCGACTTCGACTACCGGAACATCACCCTGGAGGCGACGCTCAAGGACATCCTCAAGCTGGAGAGCGCCAACCTCTACGCCACCAACCCCACGCGCAAGACGGCGGTGGACGCGGACATCGACAAGATTGGCACCGTCACGCTCGAGGAGGAGGTGCTGGCGCTCAACCAGAACCTCACCGCCGCGCTGCCCCTGCTCACGGACATGCTGCGCGTCATCACCGGCAAGGACGACGTGCTGCCCTCCAGCGGCGCCATGGCGGGCATCTACACGTGGAACGACACCAACCGGGGCGTGTGGAACGCGCCGGCCAACGTCAGCCTGACGTCCGTCACCAGCACCACCTTCAAGCTCAACAACGACCAGCAGGCGGACCTCAACGTCCCGGTGGACGGCAAGGCCATCAACGCCGTGCGCGAGTTCGTGGGCCGGGGCTCCGTGGTGTGGGGCGCGCGCACGCTGGACGGCAACAGCAACGACTGGCGCTACATCCAGGTGCGCCGCACGCTCGTCTACGTGGAGCAGTCCATCAAGAGCTCGCTGGACCGCTTCGTCTTCTCCGCCAACGACGGCAACACCTGGGCGTCGGTGACGTCCATGGTGTCCAGCTTCCTGCAGGGGCTGTGGTCGCAGGGCGGCCTGCTCGGCGCCACCGCGTCGGACGCCTTCAGCGTGGAGTGCGGATTGGGCAGCACCATGACGGCCCAGGACGTGCTCGAGGGCTACATGGTCGTGCAGGTCACCCTGCAGATGATCCGCCCGGCGGAGTTCATCGAGCTGACCTTCAAGCAGAAGATGGAAGGCGCCAGCGCGTAG
- a CDS encoding phage tail protein, with the protein MAGEVQNDIWPLPKFYFSVQLGDDTSVSFQEVDGLETETQVIEYRHGNNPSFYPIKMPGLAKVGNVRMRKGIFVNDARFWDWYNEIKMNTIARRTVIISLLDEQGAPKMTWTLNNAWPTKLSGTDLKSEGNEVAVETLELAFETLVVAAP; encoded by the coding sequence ATGGCAGGAGAAGTTCAGAACGACATCTGGCCGTTGCCGAAATTCTATTTCTCCGTGCAGCTCGGAGACGACACCTCCGTGAGCTTCCAGGAAGTCGACGGCCTGGAGACGGAGACGCAGGTCATCGAGTACCGGCACGGCAACAACCCCAGCTTCTACCCCATCAAGATGCCCGGTCTGGCCAAGGTGGGGAACGTGAGGATGCGCAAGGGCATCTTCGTGAACGATGCCCGCTTCTGGGACTGGTACAACGAAATCAAGATGAACACGATTGCCCGGCGGACGGTCATCATCAGTCTGCTGGATGAGCAGGGCGCGCCGAAGATGACGTGGACGCTCAACAACGCGTGGCCCACGAAGCTCTCCGGTACGGACCTCAAGTCCGAGGGCAACGAGGTGGCCGTGGAGACGCTCGAGCTCGCCTTCGAGACGCTCGTCGTCGCCGCGCCTTAA
- a CDS encoding phage tail protein produces the protein MSEPYYPPGAFYFSVSVLGSATLLAAASDLDASFQEISGIEARWDTEDVTEGGENRFIHKLPKAARYSNLVLKRGVVTRDSFLAEWFGQSVGSGLSLPLLPQNILVLLLNEEGLPLVAWGFVNAWPLRWQVSPMSSQENRILTESLELSYNYFERVNLGSPASVAIKLAQLTSRLM, from the coding sequence ATGTCCGAACCCTACTATCCGCCAGGCGCGTTCTACTTCAGCGTCTCCGTGCTCGGCTCCGCGACGCTGCTCGCGGCGGCGAGTGATTTGGACGCGTCGTTCCAGGAGATCTCCGGCATCGAGGCCCGCTGGGACACCGAGGACGTCACCGAGGGCGGCGAGAACCGCTTCATCCACAAGCTGCCCAAGGCGGCCCGGTACTCCAACCTGGTGCTCAAGCGGGGCGTGGTGACGCGGGACTCGTTCCTGGCGGAGTGGTTCGGACAGAGCGTGGGCTCGGGGCTGTCCTTGCCCCTGCTCCCGCAGAACATCCTGGTGCTGCTGCTCAACGAGGAAGGCCTGCCGCTGGTGGCGTGGGGCTTCGTCAACGCGTGGCCGCTGCGCTGGCAGGTCTCACCGATGAGCTCGCAGGAGAACCGCATCCTCACCGAGTCATTGGAGCTGTCCTACAACTACTTCGAGCGGGTGAACCTGGGCAGCCCGGCCTCCGTGGCCATCAAGCTGGCCCAGCTCACCTCTCGGTTGATGTGA
- a CDS encoding DUF5908 family protein, translating into MPLEVNEVGIQVSVKDGSGGDGLEVSSTPVADCNHAEEQAEKERMMEECVRRVLQVLKAQRER; encoded by the coding sequence ATGCCGCTGGAGGTCAACGAGGTGGGCATCCAGGTCAGCGTGAAGGACGGCTCGGGCGGAGACGGCCTGGAGGTGTCCAGCACGCCGGTGGCGGACTGCAACCACGCGGAGGAGCAGGCGGAGAAGGAGCGGATGATGGAGGAGTGCGTGCGGCGCGTGCTCCAGGTGCTCAAGGCCCAGCGGGAGCGTTGA
- a CDS encoding CIS tube protein, with protein sequence MGFSGSLEKMNVIAYQKSDFTSEVGRYTVYINPASYSHVYCVKYNDVQPQGSSGGSPEFNRIPSDTVELELVFDGTGVVPSPLPGLMPFTDDGISEQVSKFKNLVFTYNGNIHSPNYLKLSWGTFLFKCRLSKLSMTYTLFKPDGTPLRARAKGTFLGYNDEVELALQARMSSPDLTHVRTVKAGDTLPLMCFRIYGTSTLYLEVARVNGLVDFRRLRVGSQLVFPPLKESQT encoded by the coding sequence ATGGGGTTCTCCGGCAGCCTCGAGAAGATGAACGTCATCGCCTACCAGAAGTCCGACTTCACGTCGGAGGTGGGCCGCTACACCGTGTACATCAACCCGGCGTCGTACTCGCACGTGTACTGCGTGAAGTACAACGACGTGCAGCCGCAGGGCAGCAGCGGCGGCTCGCCGGAGTTCAACCGGATTCCCTCCGACACGGTGGAGCTGGAGCTGGTGTTCGACGGCACGGGCGTGGTGCCCAGCCCGCTGCCGGGGCTGATGCCCTTCACCGACGACGGCATCTCCGAGCAGGTGTCGAAGTTCAAGAACCTGGTCTTCACCTACAACGGGAACATCCACAGCCCCAACTACCTGAAGCTGTCGTGGGGCACGTTCCTGTTCAAGTGCCGGCTGTCGAAGCTGAGCATGACGTACACGCTGTTCAAGCCGGACGGCACGCCGCTGCGCGCCCGGGCCAAGGGGACGTTCCTCGGCTACAACGACGAGGTGGAGCTGGCGCTCCAGGCCCGGATGAGCTCTCCGGACCTGACGCACGTGCGCACGGTGAAGGCAGGGGACACGCTGCCGCTGATGTGCTTCCGCATCTACGGCACCAGCACGCTCTACCTGGAGGTCGCGCGGGTCAACGGCCTGGTCGACTTCCGGCGGCTCAGGGTGGGCTCGCAGTTGGTCTTCCCGCCGCTGAAGGAAAGCCAGACATGA
- the vgrG gene encoding type VI secretion system tip protein VgrG, translated as MSTPTPAKDAGALTTFAIQANGALIPSTFRVVSVDTWLGVNKLPRAKLVLFDGDASTGTFPISATSTFLPGARVTISAGYDGDNTRIFEGVVCRQGLDIDAASGSKLVVELSDEALKMTLERKSGFFEKVKDSALIQTLLSRNGLSGSVAATTGVHDEIVQYYATDWDLMVTRAQLNGLVVMADGGKVTVAEPDTSQAPVLAVAYGTTLLYLQAELDATTQFDASSIKGYTWDAGAQKLIESGPRAVSVKEQGNVSSAELAKVFGAKKVVVQTGAELTSTDLQDWASAELLLSKLSKIRGTARFQGSALAKVGKTLELGGLGPRFNGTAFISGVRHHIEDGRWLTTVDFGLSSRWFTSEAPDIAAPGASGQLPPVKGLQTGVVKQVAKDPGGELRVLVGLPLFQDPSQGVWARLGMFYASKGVGALFYPEVGDEVVVGFMNEDPRDPIILGSVYSKQRAPATAPDEQNTRKAVVTRSKLELSFDDEKKVILIKTPGGHTVKLDDASGALSLQDSNGNTVSLSKGGIALDSASDVKISAKRNVAVKAGGNLTLEATGNVSVSGAQVTNKASMKFAASGNAQAEVTSSGVLTVRGTLVKIN; from the coding sequence ATGAGCACGCCCACGCCGGCGAAGGACGCGGGCGCCCTGACGACGTTCGCCATCCAGGCGAACGGGGCGCTCATCCCCTCCACGTTCCGCGTCGTCTCGGTGGACACGTGGCTGGGGGTCAACAAGCTGCCGCGCGCGAAGCTGGTGCTGTTCGACGGGGATGCGTCCACCGGCACCTTCCCCATCAGCGCGACCTCCACCTTCCTGCCCGGGGCGCGCGTCACCATCTCCGCCGGCTACGACGGGGACAACACGCGCATCTTCGAGGGCGTGGTGTGCCGGCAGGGGTTGGACATCGACGCGGCGTCGGGCTCGAAGCTGGTGGTGGAGCTGAGCGACGAGGCGCTGAAGATGACGCTGGAGCGCAAGAGCGGCTTCTTCGAGAAGGTGAAGGACAGCGCGCTCATCCAGACGCTGCTGTCGCGCAACGGGCTGTCCGGGAGCGTGGCGGCCACCACGGGCGTGCACGACGAAATCGTCCAGTACTACGCCACGGACTGGGACCTGATGGTGACGCGGGCGCAGCTCAACGGCCTGGTCGTCATGGCGGACGGCGGGAAGGTGACGGTGGCGGAGCCGGACACGAGCCAGGCGCCGGTGCTCGCGGTGGCGTACGGCACCACACTGCTGTACCTGCAGGCGGAGCTGGACGCGACGACGCAGTTCGATGCGTCCTCCATCAAGGGCTACACCTGGGACGCGGGGGCGCAGAAGCTCATCGAGTCGGGGCCTCGCGCGGTGTCGGTGAAGGAGCAGGGCAACGTCTCGTCGGCGGAGCTGGCCAAGGTCTTCGGCGCGAAGAAGGTGGTGGTGCAGACGGGCGCGGAGCTGACGTCCACGGACCTGCAGGACTGGGCCTCGGCGGAGCTGCTCTTGTCGAAGCTGTCGAAGATTCGCGGCACGGCGCGCTTCCAGGGCAGCGCGCTCGCCAAGGTGGGCAAGACGCTGGAGCTGGGCGGGCTGGGGCCCCGCTTCAACGGCACGGCCTTCATCAGCGGCGTGCGGCACCACATCGAGGACGGGCGGTGGCTGACGACGGTGGACTTCGGGCTGTCCTCGCGCTGGTTCACGTCGGAGGCGCCGGACATCGCGGCGCCCGGGGCGTCCGGGCAGCTTCCTCCCGTCAAGGGACTGCAGACGGGCGTGGTGAAGCAGGTGGCCAAGGACCCCGGCGGGGAGCTGCGCGTGCTGGTGGGGCTGCCGCTCTTCCAGGACCCGAGCCAGGGCGTGTGGGCGCGGCTGGGGATGTTCTACGCGTCCAAGGGCGTGGGCGCGCTGTTCTACCCGGAGGTCGGCGACGAGGTGGTGGTGGGCTTCATGAACGAGGACCCGAGAGACCCCATCATCCTCGGCTCCGTGTACAGCAAACAGCGTGCGCCCGCGACGGCGCCGGACGAGCAGAACACGAGGAAGGCCGTGGTGACGCGCTCCAAGCTGGAGCTGTCGTTCGACGACGAGAAGAAGGTCATCCTCATCAAGACGCCCGGCGGCCACACGGTGAAGCTGGACGACGCGTCCGGGGCCCTCTCGCTGCAGGACAGCAACGGCAACACCGTGTCGCTGTCCAAGGGGGGCATCGCGCTGGACAGCGCGTCCGACGTGAAGATTTCAGCGAAGCGCAACGTGGCGGTGAAGGCGGGTGGGAACCTGACGCTCGAGGCCACGGGGAATGTCTCCGTGAGCGGCGCGCAGGTGACGAACAAGGCCTCGATGAAGTTCGCGGCCAGCGGCAACGCGCAGGCCGAGGTGACGTCCAGCGGCGTCCTCACGGTGCGCGGCACGCTGGTCAAAATCAACTGA
- a CDS encoding PAAR domain-containing protein: MPPAARLTDFHQCPMTTPVGPVQVPHVGGPIAGPGAVTVLIGGLPAAKVGDIAICVGPPDAIVKGSMTVKVMGLPAARLGDKTAHGGTVLVGLPTVMIGG; encoded by the coding sequence ATGCCTCCCGCAGCCCGACTCACCGACTTCCATCAGTGCCCCATGACGACGCCCGTGGGCCCCGTGCAGGTGCCGCACGTCGGCGGCCCCATCGCGGGCCCTGGCGCCGTCACCGTGCTCATCGGCGGGCTGCCCGCGGCGAAGGTGGGTGACATCGCCATCTGCGTGGGGCCGCCGGACGCCATCGTGAAGGGCTCCATGACGGTGAAGGTGATGGGGCTGCCGGCGGCGCGGCTGGGGGACAAGACGGCCCATGGCGGCACCGTGCTCGTGGGCCTGCCCACGGTGATGATTGGAGGGTGA
- a CDS encoding GPW/gp25 family protein — translation METKAPSFLGTGWSFPPTFSRSTGGVMMASGELDIRESLWVLLSTSLGERTMLPNYGCELRQMVFRGVNTTLTRQIQDYVQQAILYWEPRIVVDAVTVQKDASVEGLLSITVSYVVTQTNSRSNLVYPFYLQEGSIPVTGP, via the coding sequence ATGGAGACCAAGGCCCCTTCGTTCCTCGGCACAGGGTGGAGCTTTCCGCCCACGTTCTCCCGGAGCACCGGCGGCGTGATGATGGCCAGCGGCGAGCTGGACATCCGCGAGAGCCTCTGGGTGCTCCTGTCCACGTCGCTGGGCGAGCGGACCATGCTGCCCAACTACGGCTGTGAGCTCCGGCAGATGGTGTTCCGCGGCGTGAACACCACGCTGACGCGGCAGATACAGGACTACGTCCAGCAGGCCATCCTCTACTGGGAGCCGCGCATCGTCGTGGACGCGGTGACGGTGCAGAAGGACGCCTCGGTGGAGGGACTGCTCTCCATCACCGTGTCCTATGTCGTCACGCAGACGAACTCGCGCAGCAACCTCGTCTACCCCTTCTATCTGCAGGAGGGGAGCATCCCGGTCACGGGGCCCTAG